A window from Clupea harengus chromosome 14, Ch_v2.0.2, whole genome shotgun sequence encodes these proteins:
- the syt14a gene encoding synaptotagmin-14 isoform X1, with the protein MAIDGGERNCGVHELICIRKVSPEALGFLTAVGVFIVLMILLFLYLNNKLSLENAGPLPCLDDYRKTKESQDKTFPDGDFQGSSSDSEDEVLGKYQEAVSRSQGLRGGAASACHPKGYGWETRQKYSPLTAEYDGYSSEASAEDANCIQRMRRTPPLDELQPPPYQDEDGSPRMSSTPSDLGDAKCGLSHASDSPRHSYGKCPSEGSGAQETESYLTKGYEEDVPSDSTAVLSPEDMSARGSAGQLPKGYEPDPVAQYGTLDVVFDYNSKDQRLAVTVTAVTDIPPLKRTGNISWQVHLVLLPTKKQRAKTGIQKGPCPVFTETFRFSHIETEMIGNYAVRFRLYSIRRMKKEKVLGEKVFYLTKLNLQGKMSVPVILDPCPTIPGSESQVSISEMSSQSASSFQSEGQGSSPEILVGLVYNATTGRLSVEIIKGSHFKNLAANKPPTSQPLLSDGLFCCLKHMIGGQVYIIRDTFVKLTLLNSMGQEMSKCKTSICRGQPNPTYKETFVFQVALFQLSDVTLILSVYNKRSIKRKEMIGWISLGLNSSGEEELTHWTQMKESKGQQVCHWHSLLES; encoded by the exons TGTCTCCCGAGGCCCTGGGGTTCCTGACGGCCGTTGGCGTCTTCATCGTTCTCATGATCCTGCTCTTTTTATACCTCAACAACAAGCTGTCCCTGGAGAACGCCGGGCCTCTGCCGTGCCTTGATGACTACAGGAAAACCAAGGAATCGCAAG ATAAGACCTTTCCTGATGGGGACTTCCAGGGCTCGTCGTCGGACAGCGAGGACGAGGTGTTGGGGAAGTACCAGGAGGCTGTGAGTCGCTCCCAGGGGCTGCGCGGCGGTGCGGCTAGCGCATGCCACCCGAAGGGCTATGGCTGGGAGACGCGTCAGAAGTATAGCCCCCTCACCGCCGAGTATGATGGGTACAGCAGCGAGGCCTCTGCCGAGGACG CGAACTGCATTCAGCGAATGAGACGCACGCCTCCGCTGGACGAGCTCCAGCCGCCACCTTACCAGGACGAGGACGGCTCGCCGCGCATGTCCAGCACGCCCTCCGACCTGGGCGATGCCAAGTGCGGCCTGTCTCACGCCAGCGACAGCCCGCGCCACTCATACGGCAAGTGCCCAAGTGAGGGCAGCGGCgcgcaagagacagagagctacCTCACCAAGGGCTACGAGGAGGACGTGCCCAGCGACAGCACGGCCGTGCTCAGCCCTGAG GACATGTCAGCTCGTGGGTCTGCTGGCCAGCTCCCAAAAGGCTACGAGCCAGACCCAGTGGCCCAGTACGGCACCCTGGATGTGGTGTTTGACTACAACTCAAAGGACCAGCGGCTGGCGGTGACGGTCACAGCAGTCACCGACATCCCTCCCCTCAAGCGGACGGGCAACATCTCCTGGCAGGTGCACCTGGTGCTGCTGCCCACCAAGAAGCAGCGGGCCAAGACGGGCATCCAGAAGGGCCCGTGCCCAGTCTTCACAGAGACATTCCGCTTCAGCCACATCGAGACGGAGATGATCGGCAATTACGCCGTGCGCTTCCGCCTGTACAGCATACGCCGCatgaagaaggagaaggtgCTGGGCGAGAAGGTGTTCTACCTCACCAAACTCAACCTGCAGGGCAAGATGTCCGTGCCTGTCATACTGGATCCCTGCCCAACAATACCA GGCAGTGAGTCCCAGGTCAGCATCTCAGAGATGTCCAGCCAGAGTGCGTCTTCATTCCAGTCGGAGGGCCAAGGCTCCTCGCCAGAGATCCTGGTAGGTCTCGTTTACAATGCCACCACTGGCCGTCTCTCCGTGGAGATCATCAAAGGCAGCCACTTCAAGAATCTGGCTGCCAATAAGCCACCCA CTTCCCAACCCTTGTTGTCAGATGGACTATTCTGTTGTCTAAAGCACATGATAGGTGGACAGGTTTATATTATTAGAG ACACGTTTGTCAAGTTGACCTTGCTGAACTCCATGGGCCAGGAGATGTCCAAGTGCAAGACGTCCATCTGCCGCGGACAGCCCAACCCCACCTACAAGGAGACGTTTGTCTTTCAGGTGGCCCTCTTCCAGCTCTCGGACGTCACGCTCATCCTCTCCGTCTACAACAAGCGCAGCATCAAACGCAAGGAGATGATCGGCTGGATCTCGTTAGGACTCAACAGCTCCGGCGAGGAGGAgctcacacactggacacagatGAAGGAGTCAAAGGGGCAGCAGGTCTGTCACTGGCACAGCCTGTTGGAGTCATag
- the syt14a gene encoding synaptotagmin-14 isoform X3, whose product MAIDGGERNCGVHELICIRKVSPEALGFLTAVGVFIVLMILLFLYLNNKLSLENAGPLPCLDDYRKTKESQDKTFPDGDFQGSSSDSEDEVLGKYQEAVSRSQGLRGGAASACHPKGYGWETRQKYSPLTAEYDGYSSEASAEDANCIQRMRRTPPLDELQPPPYQDEDGSPRMSSTPSDLGDAKCGLSHASDSPRHSYGKCPSEGSGAQETESYLTKGYEEDVPSDSTAVLSPEDMSARGSAGQLPKGYEPDPVAQYGTLDVVFDYNSKDQRLAVTVTAVTDIPPLKRTGNISWQVHLVLLPTKKQRAKTGIQKGPCPVFTETFRFSHIETEMIGNYAVRFRLYSIRRMKKEKVLGEKVFYLTKLNLQGKMSVPVILDPCPTIPGSESQVSISEMSSQSASSFQSEGQGSSPEILVGLVYNATTGRLSVEIIKGSHFKNLAANKPPNTFVKLTLLNSMGQEMSKCKTSICRGQPNPTYKETFVFQVALFQLSDVTLILSVYNKRSIKRKEMIGWISLGLNSSGEEELTHWTQMKESKGQQVCHWHSLLES is encoded by the exons TGTCTCCCGAGGCCCTGGGGTTCCTGACGGCCGTTGGCGTCTTCATCGTTCTCATGATCCTGCTCTTTTTATACCTCAACAACAAGCTGTCCCTGGAGAACGCCGGGCCTCTGCCGTGCCTTGATGACTACAGGAAAACCAAGGAATCGCAAG ATAAGACCTTTCCTGATGGGGACTTCCAGGGCTCGTCGTCGGACAGCGAGGACGAGGTGTTGGGGAAGTACCAGGAGGCTGTGAGTCGCTCCCAGGGGCTGCGCGGCGGTGCGGCTAGCGCATGCCACCCGAAGGGCTATGGCTGGGAGACGCGTCAGAAGTATAGCCCCCTCACCGCCGAGTATGATGGGTACAGCAGCGAGGCCTCTGCCGAGGACG CGAACTGCATTCAGCGAATGAGACGCACGCCTCCGCTGGACGAGCTCCAGCCGCCACCTTACCAGGACGAGGACGGCTCGCCGCGCATGTCCAGCACGCCCTCCGACCTGGGCGATGCCAAGTGCGGCCTGTCTCACGCCAGCGACAGCCCGCGCCACTCATACGGCAAGTGCCCAAGTGAGGGCAGCGGCgcgcaagagacagagagctacCTCACCAAGGGCTACGAGGAGGACGTGCCCAGCGACAGCACGGCCGTGCTCAGCCCTGAG GACATGTCAGCTCGTGGGTCTGCTGGCCAGCTCCCAAAAGGCTACGAGCCAGACCCAGTGGCCCAGTACGGCACCCTGGATGTGGTGTTTGACTACAACTCAAAGGACCAGCGGCTGGCGGTGACGGTCACAGCAGTCACCGACATCCCTCCCCTCAAGCGGACGGGCAACATCTCCTGGCAGGTGCACCTGGTGCTGCTGCCCACCAAGAAGCAGCGGGCCAAGACGGGCATCCAGAAGGGCCCGTGCCCAGTCTTCACAGAGACATTCCGCTTCAGCCACATCGAGACGGAGATGATCGGCAATTACGCCGTGCGCTTCCGCCTGTACAGCATACGCCGCatgaagaaggagaaggtgCTGGGCGAGAAGGTGTTCTACCTCACCAAACTCAACCTGCAGGGCAAGATGTCCGTGCCTGTCATACTGGATCCCTGCCCAACAATACCA GGCAGTGAGTCCCAGGTCAGCATCTCAGAGATGTCCAGCCAGAGTGCGTCTTCATTCCAGTCGGAGGGCCAAGGCTCCTCGCCAGAGATCCTGGTAGGTCTCGTTTACAATGCCACCACTGGCCGTCTCTCCGTGGAGATCATCAAAGGCAGCCACTTCAAGAATCTGGCTGCCAATAAGCCACCCA ACACGTTTGTCAAGTTGACCTTGCTGAACTCCATGGGCCAGGAGATGTCCAAGTGCAAGACGTCCATCTGCCGCGGACAGCCCAACCCCACCTACAAGGAGACGTTTGTCTTTCAGGTGGCCCTCTTCCAGCTCTCGGACGTCACGCTCATCCTCTCCGTCTACAACAAGCGCAGCATCAAACGCAAGGAGATGATCGGCTGGATCTCGTTAGGACTCAACAGCTCCGGCGAGGAGGAgctcacacactggacacagatGAAGGAGTCAAAGGGGCAGCAGGTCTGTCACTGGCACAGCCTGTTGGAGTCATag
- the syt14a gene encoding synaptotagmin-14 isoform X2 has protein sequence MAIDGGERNCGVHELICIRKVSPEALGFLTAVGVFIVLMILLFLYLNNKLSLENAGPLPCLDDYRKTKESQDKTFPDGDFQGSSSDSEDEVLGKYQEAVSRSQGLRGGAASACHPKGYGWETRQKYSPLTAEYDGYSSEASAEDANCIQRMRRTPPLDELQPPPYQDEDGSPRMSSTPSDLGDAKCGLSHASDSPRHSYGKCPSEGSGAQETESYLTKGYEEDVPSDSTAVLSPEDMSARGSAGQLPKGYEPDPVAQYGTLDVVFDYNSKDQRLAVTVTAVTDIPPLKRTGNISWQVHLVLLPTKKQRAKTGIQKGPCPVFTETFRFSHIETEMIGNYAVRFRLYSIRRMKKEKVLGEKVFYLTKLNLQGKMSVPVILDPCPTIPGSESQVSISEMSSQSASSFQSEGQGSSPEILVGLVYNATTGRLSVEIIKGSHFKNLAANKPPNGLFCCLKHMIGGQVYIIRDTFVKLTLLNSMGQEMSKCKTSICRGQPNPTYKETFVFQVALFQLSDVTLILSVYNKRSIKRKEMIGWISLGLNSSGEEELTHWTQMKESKGQQVCHWHSLLES, from the exons TGTCTCCCGAGGCCCTGGGGTTCCTGACGGCCGTTGGCGTCTTCATCGTTCTCATGATCCTGCTCTTTTTATACCTCAACAACAAGCTGTCCCTGGAGAACGCCGGGCCTCTGCCGTGCCTTGATGACTACAGGAAAACCAAGGAATCGCAAG ATAAGACCTTTCCTGATGGGGACTTCCAGGGCTCGTCGTCGGACAGCGAGGACGAGGTGTTGGGGAAGTACCAGGAGGCTGTGAGTCGCTCCCAGGGGCTGCGCGGCGGTGCGGCTAGCGCATGCCACCCGAAGGGCTATGGCTGGGAGACGCGTCAGAAGTATAGCCCCCTCACCGCCGAGTATGATGGGTACAGCAGCGAGGCCTCTGCCGAGGACG CGAACTGCATTCAGCGAATGAGACGCACGCCTCCGCTGGACGAGCTCCAGCCGCCACCTTACCAGGACGAGGACGGCTCGCCGCGCATGTCCAGCACGCCCTCCGACCTGGGCGATGCCAAGTGCGGCCTGTCTCACGCCAGCGACAGCCCGCGCCACTCATACGGCAAGTGCCCAAGTGAGGGCAGCGGCgcgcaagagacagagagctacCTCACCAAGGGCTACGAGGAGGACGTGCCCAGCGACAGCACGGCCGTGCTCAGCCCTGAG GACATGTCAGCTCGTGGGTCTGCTGGCCAGCTCCCAAAAGGCTACGAGCCAGACCCAGTGGCCCAGTACGGCACCCTGGATGTGGTGTTTGACTACAACTCAAAGGACCAGCGGCTGGCGGTGACGGTCACAGCAGTCACCGACATCCCTCCCCTCAAGCGGACGGGCAACATCTCCTGGCAGGTGCACCTGGTGCTGCTGCCCACCAAGAAGCAGCGGGCCAAGACGGGCATCCAGAAGGGCCCGTGCCCAGTCTTCACAGAGACATTCCGCTTCAGCCACATCGAGACGGAGATGATCGGCAATTACGCCGTGCGCTTCCGCCTGTACAGCATACGCCGCatgaagaaggagaaggtgCTGGGCGAGAAGGTGTTCTACCTCACCAAACTCAACCTGCAGGGCAAGATGTCCGTGCCTGTCATACTGGATCCCTGCCCAACAATACCA GGCAGTGAGTCCCAGGTCAGCATCTCAGAGATGTCCAGCCAGAGTGCGTCTTCATTCCAGTCGGAGGGCCAAGGCTCCTCGCCAGAGATCCTGGTAGGTCTCGTTTACAATGCCACCACTGGCCGTCTCTCCGTGGAGATCATCAAAGGCAGCCACTTCAAGAATCTGGCTGCCAATAAGCCACCCA ATGGACTATTCTGTTGTCTAAAGCACATGATAGGTGGACAGGTTTATATTATTAGAG ACACGTTTGTCAAGTTGACCTTGCTGAACTCCATGGGCCAGGAGATGTCCAAGTGCAAGACGTCCATCTGCCGCGGACAGCCCAACCCCACCTACAAGGAGACGTTTGTCTTTCAGGTGGCCCTCTTCCAGCTCTCGGACGTCACGCTCATCCTCTCCGTCTACAACAAGCGCAGCATCAAACGCAAGGAGATGATCGGCTGGATCTCGTTAGGACTCAACAGCTCCGGCGAGGAGGAgctcacacactggacacagatGAAGGAGTCAAAGGGGCAGCAGGTCTGTCACTGGCACAGCCTGTTGGAGTCATag